The genomic segment AAGCTTCTGGAGTACGTACAGCGGCTGATCGACCTCAAGCGCCGCGAGCCGGACGACGACCTCATCTCCTACTGGGTCTCGGCCACGGACAACGAGGGCAACCCGCTGACCGATCAGGAAATGATCGGCATGACCTTCTTCCTGCTGCTCGGTGGTTACGACACGACGGTCGGCCAGATAGGCGCCTCCGTGATCGCTCTGATCAACCACCCGGAGAAGGCCGAGCAGATGCGGAACAACCCGGAGATCATCCCCGACGCCGTCGAGGAGCTGATGCGCTGGGACGGTTCCACCCACAGCGGCATCCGGCGCTTCGCCGCCGAGGACGTGGTGATCGGCGGCGAGAAGATCTCCTCCGGTGACCTGGTGCTGATCTCGCTCGGCGCCGCCAACCGCTGCCCGATGCGCTTCTCCGAGCCCGACGAGCTGGACTTCGGGCGCGAGGAGAACTTCCAGCTCGGCTTCGGGCGCGGACCGCACCACTGCCCCGGCAAGGAGCTGGCCCGCCACGAACTGCGCGTCGCCCTGGGCGAACTCGTCCGCCGCTTCCCCGATCTGAGCCTGGCCGTGCCCGCCGAGGACATCACCTGGCGCCCGTCGTACCTCATCCGGGTCCCGTACAAGCTTCCCGTGCGGTTCTGACCCCCGGTCCCCTTCCCCGGCCCCGCCTCGTCCCGCCCCGTTCCGGACCGGACGGCGCGGGGCCGGAATCCGCTGGAACACG from the Streptomyces sp. AM 4-1-1 genome contains:
- a CDS encoding cytochrome P450, whose translation is MTTAPSAPNHPFPFDDKFFKDPYPTYVALHGTGRTVHRISLPDGNESWLITGYEEASEALKDRRLVRNRRHAGSDYQSEMLPEIVRSGNLHMEDGQIHTRLRRFMNWAFTPKRVEALVPRIKEVTKGLLDAMEANGGGDIMDGLAAPLPIAMTTGILGVPDDQIGDFRFWSDEMLGGEPARARAGAEKLLEYVQRLIDLKRREPDDDLISYWVSATDNEGNPLTDQEMIGMTFFLLLGGYDTTVGQIGASVIALINHPEKAEQMRNNPEIIPDAVEELMRWDGSTHSGIRRFAAEDVVIGGEKISSGDLVLISLGAANRCPMRFSEPDELDFGREENFQLGFGRGPHHCPGKELARHELRVALGELVRRFPDLSLAVPAEDITWRPSYLIRVPYKLPVRF